DNA sequence from the Flavobacterium lipolyticum genome:
CTGTATTTTAATCTCTGGTTTTGCCATTCTCGAAATTGCATTTAATGCAGCTGCAATAGCGCCTTCTTGCCAACCGGGAAGGGAGGAAATTTGATCACCAACAATAAAAAAGTTAGCATTGCTCGCATTTTTTGTGTTCGGATCTATAATTCCGGACCCTTGTGCAATAGCGTTAAATTGTTTCGTTGAGTAGTTCGCATCTCCAACGGCTTGCCAATATGCCCAGCCACCCTTGATATTTGGCATATTTTGCCAAGCTATGGCAACGCCTTCTTCCAGGCCTTCGGCAAATTTATTACCGAATTTACTGGCATCATTTCGTGCTTTGGTAAGTCGCTCATTAACGGGTAATTTTCCCCAATCGTGTGCTACTTTATCAAAATTATAAGCGCCTGTGAGCACGCCTTTTTCGTCTTGATACGCTGTAGATGGATACCAAATTTGTTGAATTTCATTGTCTGTCCAAGAGATTCCTCCAAAAATAGGTACAACTCCTACTTCGGATTTTTCAACTGCCATTGTCTTGAGATTTATTGGGCTTCCTTGCCATAAAGATCGATTTGCCTGCCAGCCCACTTTGGAGGTACAGGCTAAAAAACGCGGAACGTATCCGTCTTCTCGCGGTTCATAACCTGGAGCTTGTGTTGGTTCAAATTGTGCCACAAAAACGGCTTCTAATGCATCTTTAAATTCAGGTTCAAGTCCCGAATTTAGGAGATCAGAGTCTAGAATGTTTTTCAAAAAAGGCATCGCGAGGTTGCAAACACAATAATCAGCTTCGTAATAGATCGGTTCTTCTGTTCCAACTTGTCCAACCGAAATGATGTACTTCTCTTTAGTTGAGTCCCATTTTATTTTTTTTACAGGACTATTCAAAAGAATATTTCCTCCCAAAGCTGCCACTTGTTGAGCAAAAGCGTGTTGCACCTGATCCATTCCTCCAACGGGTTGAAATAAAGTAGGTTGCCAAAGAAAATCTGTAGGCTGATAGAATTTTGTACCTTCCCAAAATTTTGATTCGAGCAATTTATCAAAACTCAAAACATCGGCTACAATTCCAGCCGCAACACCAGGTAAAACTTCATATCCAGCGCGTGTTTTTCCATCCTCGAAGCCGGGTGATCCAGCCGTTGCACTATAGGTTCCATCTGCATCAAGCTCTCCGAAACTGATCATCAAACTTTGTAATTCTTCAACGCGTGTATTAAGATTACTTTCACTAATTCCCACTTGTGAATTGCGAAGTAATTCTTCCGCATTTTTGTATACCATGTGCGCCAACCAACCTCTTGTATTATGATCCAAACGACGGTAAACCATAGGTTCACCTCCAAAACTTTCGTCCTTTTGAACCAAATTAGATTCAGAGTTCATCACATATATTTCAACGTCTACCGAAAAACGTTTTAAGTAAGAAAGGAGTCGTTTGTGACTGCTTGGAATACGACCAGGACCTGCATTAAGGTAAGGTTCTGAGTCTCCCACCGGGCGTTTAAATCGAACAACTTGAGGTTCTCCAGGTTTCGAATCGAACAAATCACTGTTTGCATCTTCAATGAGTGTATCCCCTGTGCGTAAGCTCATGCAGCGTCCTCCCGTTTTATGAGATGCTTCCAGAATGGTTACTTTTGCACCAGACTCCTGAGCGAGTAGTTCATACGCGGTGGTAAGTCCCCCAACGCCAGACCCGATGATTATAACCTCTTTTCCTTCTAGTTGATTTGGACTAAGTTTAATCGCTTGATTGGTAATCGTGTTTTGCGTTTTTGTTGCTTTAGCCAATGCGGCGAATGCAATTGATCTTGGATTGTTTTTTAAAAATTCCTGACGACTTTTGTACTGTCCCATTTTGTATAAATTTTATGTTAAAAAATAAAAAAAATGATTTCTATGGTATTGGTATTTTTTTGGGATAATCTCGAAAACGCTTTCTAGCTCTAGATTTTATTTTCTGAAATGAAATTAATGATTGAAAATAGAAAAAATGAAAAAGATGTCGTTAGTGAAGGTTTTTCTGTCGTGAAAGGATGTTTTTTTGTTGTGAATAAAATGGATTTATTCCAATAAAATAAATTGCTTAAGGTTATGGTATGATTGCGGTTTTATAAAGAAGATTAAAATGTAAAAAAGTAAAGCGTACAATTATTTTGTCAGCCTTTTACTTTTTTTTAATTAGATTTAAAAAGATTTCAAGAAGCTTTTGCTAATTGAATCTGCTTCTAAGTAATATCAGGTTCTGTTGCATCTAAAGCTAAGTTTTCTCTTTGCCTTTTTTTAATTTTTAAACTGATGAATACGAAAGGTCATTGCTATCCGAAGTCTATTATACTGCAGGCAGTATAATTTAAGCTTAGGTTTACATTAAGCTATCGGGATCTTGAAGAGATCATGAAAATGCGTGGAGTTCATGTTGATCATGCTACTATTCAGCGCTGGGTTTATAAGCTGAGACCTATCATTGAGTCAGTGATGAAGAAGAGAAAGGCTAAAGTAGGTACAAGTTGGAGATTGGATGAAATTTATATCAAAGTAAAAGGTATTTAGTGTTATTAATATCGAGCAGTAGATAAATTGGGCAATACAGTAGACTTACTTGTGACCCGAAAAAGACAGAGAATGAGTGCTCAGTCATTTCTAATTAAAGCAATTAGTAACTAACTGCAGGCCGAGAGTAATAAACATTGATAAAAACGGTTCTAATACCGCAGCGATCAAAGTATATAACAAGCGTTCGTTCTCAAAGATTAAAATCCGGCAGTGTAAATATCTCAACAATATTGTAGAACAGGACCATAGATTTATAAAATTTAGGATACAAAAACGGATTAGGCTTTAAAGCTTTGAATCGGCAAGACGAACATTGAGCGGAATTGAAGTTGTGCATATGCTGAGGAAGAATCAGATGATTGGACCAAAGACAGCTATGTTTAAATCATCCTGTAAATTGGCTGATTAACTTTTAGATTACATAAATTCTGATGTTTGATTTTGACAGATGCGACAGAACCTTTAATTTGCCTTAAAACATTAATTAAGGGGGAAATTAAAAATAAATATCTGTATGAGGCATCAGCGCTTTAAGTTTACCTATAGTTTCTTTATTCATAGGATTTCCAACTAAAATTAGCGTTTTAAGCTTTTTCATGTATTGAATTTCGTTGGGCAGATCTTTTAGTTTATTATTGGCTAAATTTACACTTACAGCATTTTTTAACTTCATAATTTTTGGAGAAATCCAAGATATCGCATTATCACTCAAATTTAGGTATTCTATATTTTGAGATTGAAATAATGTCCCGGGAACTTCTACAATACTGTTTTTTTGTAATTCAAGGTATTTTAATTTTTTTGGCAATTTCATTTCTCCTAAATCATTAATTTGATTCGAAGAGAGATTTAGGTATTTTAAGTTTTTTATTTTATCCAAACGTTCTGAAACAGTACTTATCTGATTACTATGGAGGTTTATTTCTTCAAGGGAAGGGATATCTAAAAGAGCTTCCGGAAAAACACTTAAATTATTTGATTCAAAACTCACCATGCGTAAGTTTTGAAGTTTTGAAATGTTTGAATTTATAGCGGTCAGACTGTTCAGGTTTATCGAAAAAGATTTTAGTTTTTTTAATTCACTTATTTCATCCGGAATAAATTTAATACTGTTTTTATTAACATTCAAAATTTCAAGTTGCTTTAGCGAAAATATTGCTTTATCCATTTTCTCCAAATGATTTCCCATTACATTTAAAAAAAAGAGAGAATCCATTTTTATAATATCCGGAGGAAGGTTGTATAATCCTTTATCTCTGAAGCTCATACTGTATACGGTTTTTTTACTCAAAAGCGCTGTATCAATATCGGTATAAGTTGGATATTTAACCGGGTCAATTTGTGCTTTAGCATTACAGACCGAAAAAACAATGAGAATAGATAAAAGTAATTTTTTCATAAATATATAAAAGCTGCCAACATTTCTATTGGCAGCTAAAAAATAAAATTAAATGTTTATTTTTTTAGAAGTTTTACAGTTTTTTGAAAACCGTCAGCTTCTATATTTAAAATCAACATATTTGAATATTGAAGTTGCGTTGTCAAATCTAATTCCGTAACCAGATTTTGTGAAAAAGCCTTTTTATACACAATCTGCCCTAACATGTTATAAGCGGTAACTTGCAGGTTGTTAAGGTTGCCAGAAGTAATCTGTACCATACCTGAAGTAGGATTAGGAGTTACTATAATCTCATTTTGATTGTGATCAATAATCCCCAATGAATTATCTACCCCTAAATTTTGCTTTAAAGCAATGACGATTGTAGCTGATTTCCCTCTGTAATCAATCGTATTTCCTGTAGCATCAACATCCTTATCGATACCTGAGCCAGGATGTTGAATAGAGAAAAATCCGAATTTATGATCTGGTGTAAAAGTAAGACCTGTAGGCTCAGATCCAGCTGGCATAGAAGCAAAAAGTTTTACTTTTGGATTTGCCTGAGTATGATCTGGTGCTATGACCCAAATATAATTTTTTCCACCATCCTGAAGAACCCAAAGATTTCCTAACTCATCAAAAGTTAAATTATCATTACCATCTCCCCAAGATTCCGTTTTAACTCCATCTGTTGTATGTAAAGTATAAACTGTTGATCCTCCACCTACAAAAACTTCCACTTCTGACGCGGTCGTTCCGTTATCTTTCATGCGATAAACTTTGTCTAACCCTTTTGCTGTAAAATATATTTTACCATCCAAAGGACTTATTTCAACATCTTCTATCCCGTTGAATTTCGTTCCTCCTAAAGATTCCGCCAAAGAAGTCGTATTGTTTTGATCTGCTTGCGTTTTGTTAGGAACCTGAATCCAGGTTGCTGTTGTAGTTACTGGATTTCCATTGGTTATGCCTTGGTCTAATTTCAAAACATATAAATTTCCTGAAGAAAGGTTATTTGGCGTATCCATGGTGTATTTGTATACCATGTGCGTTCCCCCATCTTCACCATAATAAGCTATAGTTCCGGCATTATTAACCACAACATTTTCGTGATTCATGATTCCCATTTGCCAAAGTTTTCCTTTTGTTCCATTAGCATTTTTAGAAGAAACCTGAGCTGTAACCGGATCAATTTCTACCAACCAGCCATAATCTTTATAACCATCACCATTTGTGTCATTGCCTGCTACAGATTCCTCTGCAGTGACGATAGTTCCCCAAGGTGTAACTCCTCCGGAACAGTTTCTGATCGTTTGCACCAAACTCGCGGATGAAAAATCTACCGCTCTTGATTTTGTTAATTGCCAAAGTTTTGTTGTTGCATTGTAATTAATTTCTGCCATTGTAACTCCACCCGGATTTGTTTCGTGGTTTACCGAAAGATAGCCATCTGTACTGCTAGATACACCATTTGTTTTTTTAGCTACATAACCAGTAAAGTCATTTAGGCCTCCTACAAATCCTCCACCTTCAGTGTAATTGTCCCCTTCTTTAAGAATCAATTGGTATTTGTGCTGTTTAGGAATAATTAATTTAGGCGTTTGTACTGTAGGCACAATAGAGGTAAAACAGCTAATATGATTTCCGTCGTTGCAAGAGGTATCAGGAGGTATAACTACTGGTGGAACTGCTTTTTTAAGATAGGCATCCATTCTTAAATCAGAACTGCTTGCACTTCTGTTATGTAGTTCAATCGAAATTCTGTTAACTCCTTGTACAAAATTAGTTTTTGGAATAGAGAAAATATTATAAATGCTTTCATTTGCTCCATCGACTGTTGTAGTTGAAAAAGTATCGTACAGAATTGCGCCCGCTGGCATATTATCTCTTACTATCTCAACGCCATTCAAAAAGACAATAATTCCGTCATCTCTCATTACTCCGAGCTCCATAGTGGCACTCAAATCTGATAAATTAACGGTAAAATCTTTAGTGAAATATGCTGCATTTAAAGGTTTTGCGATCGTAGTTGTCACAGGATCCCCATATCCTAATGGCCCATTTCCTGATTTCCAGGCTGAAATATCAAAACCGGGATTTTTCCATTGGTCAGCTAACTGTACACCATTGTCATTAAAACGCCATGGTGATTCTTTTTCAAAACCATTATCAGGAACTGTTTTAAGGTAGGCATCCACTCTTAAATCAGAACTGCTTGCTCCTCGGTTGTGTAGTTCAATCGAAATTCGGTTAACTCCCTGTACAAACTTTGATTTTGGAATGGAGAAAATATTATAAATACTTTCATTCGCCCCATCGACTGTTGTACTTGAAGGGGTATTATAGTCAATGCTACCTGCAGGCATATTATCTCTTACTACCTCGACACCATTCAAAAAGACAATAATTCCGTCATCTCTCATTACTCCGAGCTCCATAGTGGCACTCAAATCGGATAAATTAACGGTAAAATCTTTAGTGAAATAAGCTGCATTTAAAGGCTTTGTGATTGTAGTTGTCACAGGATCTCCATATCCTAATGGTCCATTTCCTGATTTCCAGGCCGAGATATCAAAATCGGTATTCTTCCATTGATCGGCTAACTGTACACCTTTGTCATTATAGCTCCATGATGAACCTTTATCAAAAACTGTAGTCTGAGCCTGAATTACCGAATTCGTTATTAATAAAAGAGCTGCAATTGAAAGTAATTTTTTTTTCACGGTATATAGTATGTTTTGTTATACTGTGCTAAGTTATTTTTCTGTTCCGAGCTTTGTATTACGCTTACTTTAAATAAACACATTAATAAGTTAGCAAATCTTAAGGTTAATGTTAACAGATTAATGTTAAGTTAGTATTGTGCTTTACTCGTATCAGTCAGGGAGTTAATAAAAGCGACAAGCTGCTTTATTTCTCTTTCGTCAAGATTAAGTTTAGTAGGAGACAAGGTTTGATTTTTAATTTCCAATCCCATTCCTTCAGCACCGCCTTCATTATAAAAGGCAATCACTTCTTCTAAAGTTGAAAAGGCTCCATTATGAAAATAGGGTTTTGTAAGAGCAGCATTTCTTACTGTCATTGTTTTAAAAGAATTTTCATAAATCCATGAGCTCTCTTTTTTTACATTGCTGTTTATTCTGCCTTTATCAGTGTCTATTTCAATTGGCAGAAATTGCAATGGATTCTTGGTTACCCCCAGAACTTCGGATTCATTTTCATTATAAAACGGAGGAACTAATCCTGAAAAATTAGGGGCAAAATGACAGGTTGCACAGGCTGCTTTTCCCATAAAAAGATTAAAACCTTTTTTTGCATCTTCAGAAATTTCTTTTTCATTTCTCATAAATTTATCAAAATCACTGTTGAAAGAATACAGTGATGCGACATAAGAACTCAGGGCTTTTGAGAAATTTTGTTTGTCGATGTTACCATTTTTAAAGGCCTTTTTGAAAGCTTTTTTATATTCAGGATTTATCTTTAGCTTTTTGATGATACTTTGGTAGCTGGTATTAAACTCTTGTTCATTGTAAATTACATGCTCAACTTGTTGTTCCAGATAGTAAGCACGCATATCATAAAAGAATCTTTTGGCAAAAACAGCATTATATAACGATGGAGAATTTCTTAAAACTGTTTTGCCTTCGACATTGCTTAATGACTTTGCTTTTAAATCGGTAAAAGCATTTTCGGGTAAATGACAGGAAGCACAGCTCATTTTTGTATTGTTACTTAAACTTTCATCAAAGAAAATCTCTTTACCTAAAGATCTTAAATTGGCATTATCTTCAGCTGGTTTTAAGAGCGTATAAAAATAGGGATTCAGAAAATCATCACTGAAGAAGTTTTTATTATTGGTATTCCAACCTGAGATTTCTTTTAAATCATCTGGAGAATTATCCCAATTTCCTAATTCTTCATACAAAGGCTGAAGGTAAGTTTTATAAAATTCTATTCGGTCAAAAGTTTCAAAATTGGTACTTTTAGAAAGGTATTCAATACTAGCCACCAATATTTTTTCGGCTTTTTGAGTGTCTATCTTTTTAAAATAATCATCCTTTTTTATGTAGTTCTCAATTCCTCTCAAAGCATGAATGGATTCTTCAAAAACATTAAGCGATCCTGGTGTGTCAAACCCCGTAACGCCCATGGTATAAATCCTGATTAGTTCG
Encoded proteins:
- a CDS encoding alkaline phosphatase PhoX, whose amino-acid sequence is MKKKLLSIAALLLITNSVIQAQTTVFDKGSSWSYNDKGVQLADQWKNTDFDISAWKSGNGPLGYGDPVTTTITKPLNAAYFTKDFTVNLSDLSATMELGVMRDDGIIVFLNGVEVVRDNMPAGSIDYNTPSSTTVDGANESIYNIFSIPKSKFVQGVNRISIELHNRGASSSDLRVDAYLKTVPDNGFEKESPWRFNDNGVQLADQWKNPGFDISAWKSGNGPLGYGDPVTTTIAKPLNAAYFTKDFTVNLSDLSATMELGVMRDDGIIVFLNGVEIVRDNMPAGAILYDTFSTTTVDGANESIYNIFSIPKTNFVQGVNRISIELHNRSASSSDLRMDAYLKKAVPPVVIPPDTSCNDGNHISCFTSIVPTVQTPKLIIPKQHKYQLILKEGDNYTEGGGFVGGLNDFTGYVAKKTNGVSSSTDGYLSVNHETNPGGVTMAEINYNATTKLWQLTKSRAVDFSSASLVQTIRNCSGGVTPWGTIVTAEESVAGNDTNGDGYKDYGWLVEIDPVTAQVSSKNANGTKGKLWQMGIMNHENVVVNNAGTIAYYGEDGGTHMVYKYTMDTPNNLSSGNLYVLKLDQGITNGNPVTTTATWIQVPNKTQADQNNTTSLAESLGGTKFNGIEDVEISPLDGKIYFTAKGLDKVYRMKDNGTTASEVEVFVGGGSTVYTLHTTDGVKTESWGDGNDNLTFDELGNLWVLQDGGKNYIWVIAPDHTQANPKVKLFASMPAGSEPTGLTFTPDHKFGFFSIQHPGSGIDKDVDATGNTIDYRGKSATIVIALKQNLGVDNSLGIIDHNQNEIIVTPNPTSGMVQITSGNLNNLQVTAYNMLGQIVYKKAFSQNLVTELDLTTQLQYSNMLILNIEADGFQKTVKLLKK
- a CDS encoding flavin monoamine oxidase family protein — protein: MGQYKSRQEFLKNNPRSIAFAALAKATKTQNTITNQAIKLSPNQLEGKEVIIIGSGVGGLTTAYELLAQESGAKVTILEASHKTGGRCMSLRTGDTLIEDANSDLFDSKPGEPQVVRFKRPVGDSEPYLNAGPGRIPSSHKRLLSYLKRFSVDVEIYVMNSESNLVQKDESFGGEPMVYRRLDHNTRGWLAHMVYKNAEELLRNSQVGISESNLNTRVEELQSLMISFGELDADGTYSATAGSPGFEDGKTRAGYEVLPGVAAGIVADVLSFDKLLESKFWEGTKFYQPTDFLWQPTLFQPVGGMDQVQHAFAQQVAALGGNILLNSPVKKIKWDSTKEKYIISVGQVGTEEPIYYEADYCVCNLAMPFLKNILDSDLLNSGLEPEFKDALEAVFVAQFEPTQAPGYEPREDGYVPRFLACTSKVGWQANRSLWQGSPINLKTMAVEKSEVGVVPIFGGISWTDNEIQQIWYPSTAYQDEKGVLTGAYNFDKVAHDWGKLPVNERLTKARNDASKFGNKFAEGLEEGVAIAWQNMPNIKGGWAYWQAVGDANYSTKQFNAIAQGSGIIDPNTKNASNANFFIVGDQISSLPGWQEGAIAAALNAISRMAKPEIKIQPLKNLPDTRLMVEGI
- a CDS encoding cytochrome-c peroxidase, with the translated sequence MKSFSFLIVLFIGFVIMSFNPGYNEYTTTNAIISQGLKNFKDQLVVLKSDAHLFQENKISKEGLQESLKKARNSYKEIEFYIAYHYPEFSKTTINAAPLFHIESTGTAANTLPPEGLQVLDELIFSEEANIQKDKIVELSDFLYNSYNDFYLSSVKNGLSEEKNKTLLLRIELIRIYTMGVTGFDTPGSLNVFEESIHALRGIENYIKKDDYFKKIDTQKAEKILVASIEYLSKSTNFETFDRIEFYKTYLQPLYEELGNWDNSPDDLKEISGWNTNNKNFFSDDFLNPYFYTLLKPAEDNANLRSLGKEIFFDESLSNNTKMSCASCHLPENAFTDLKAKSLSNVEGKTVLRNSPSLYNAVFAKRFFYDMRAYYLEQQVEHVIYNEQEFNTSYQSIIKKLKINPEYKKAFKKAFKNGNIDKQNFSKALSSYVASLYSFNSDFDKFMRNEKEISEDAKKGFNLFMGKAACATCHFAPNFSGLVPPFYNENESEVLGVTKNPLQFLPIEIDTDKGRINSNVKKESSWIYENSFKTMTVRNAALTKPYFHNGAFSTLEEVIAFYNEGGAEGMGLEIKNQTLSPTKLNLDEREIKQLVAFINSLTDTSKAQY
- a CDS encoding leucine-rich repeat domain-containing protein translates to MKKLLLSILIVFSVCNAKAQIDPVKYPTYTDIDTALLSKKTVYSMSFRDKGLYNLPPDIIKMDSLFFLNVMGNHLEKMDKAIFSLKQLEILNVNKNSIKFIPDEISELKKLKSFSINLNSLTAINSNISKLQNLRMVSFESNNLSVFPEALLDIPSLEEINLHSNQISTVSERLDKIKNLKYLNLSSNQINDLGEMKLPKKLKYLELQKNSIVEVPGTLFQSQNIEYLNLSDNAISWISPKIMKLKNAVSVNLANNKLKDLPNEIQYMKKLKTLILVGNPMNKETIGKLKALMPHTDIYF